The following proteins come from a genomic window of Tepidiforma thermophila:
- a CDS encoding NUDIX domain-containing protein: protein MLHRVLVAAERAARKGMWEGERLRWRLFHPVTVGARVILMREGQVLLVRHGYRPGWFLPGGGVDKGETLEEAARREAKEEAGATLDEVRLLGVYADFPGGKDDYIAVFGSERFAWEPPRPGGEIVEVRWFEAEALPADIDPGCARRVAEWRGGGGPFAGRW, encoded by the coding sequence ATGCTGCACAGGGTGCTGGTCGCCGCGGAACGGGCCGCCCGGAAGGGGATGTGGGAGGGGGAGCGGCTGCGCTGGCGGCTGTTCCACCCGGTCACGGTGGGCGCGCGGGTGATTCTCATGCGGGAGGGGCAGGTGCTCCTGGTGCGGCACGGCTACCGGCCGGGGTGGTTCCTGCCGGGCGGGGGCGTGGATAAGGGAGAGACGCTGGAGGAGGCGGCCCGCCGGGAGGCGAAGGAGGAGGCGGGCGCGACGCTGGACGAGGTGCGGCTGCTGGGGGTGTACGCGGACTTCCCGGGCGGGAAGGACGACTACATCGCCGTGTTCGGGAGCGAGCGGTTCGCGTGGGAGCCGCCGCGGCCGGGCGGCGAGATCGTGGAGGTGCGGTGGTTCGAGGCGGAGGCGCTGCCGGCCGACATCGACCCCGGGTGTGCGCGGCGGGTCGCGGAGTGGCGTGGCGGGGGCGGGCCGTTCGCGGGGCGGTGGTGA
- the purH gene encoding bifunctional phosphoribosylaminoimidazolecarboxamide formyltransferase/IMP cyclohydrolase, translating into MRALLGVYDKTGIETFARGLADLGWELVSTGGTFAALQAAGLPVRKVEELTGFPEMLDGRVKTLHPAVHAGILARRDLPAHMAALEAHGIGPIDLVACNLYPFHATVTRPGGVAFAEAIENIDIGGPTLLRAAAKNHEAVLPVVDPADYGRVLEALRAGTVDAALRRELAWKAFAHVAAYDSAVAEWLWAQQHPGEFPPRLTVPLERVQSLRYGENPHQRAAFYLDRSLAEHGRGGIATAVQHHGKEMSYNNYLDADAAWNCVNEFPGPTCVIVKHTNPCGVATRDDLREAYRLAVRADATSAFGGIVAFNRVVDEALAREIREFRSPNDGETRMFYEIVIAPGYTPEGLATLKGKSKDLRILEAQPRARGGLALRQVGGGWLVQDPDDLPADEVDFRVVTKQQPTPQQLDDLRFAWRVVKHVKSNAIVVAKDGRLLGMGSGQPNRVKSVEIALEKAGDEVRGAVLASDAFFPFAWNDSIEKACQAGIAAIAHPGGALRDQDGIDCCNQYGVAMVFTGVRHFRH; encoded by the coding sequence ATGCGCGCACTCCTCGGCGTCTACGACAAAACAGGCATCGAAACCTTCGCCCGCGGCCTCGCCGACCTCGGCTGGGAGCTCGTCTCCACCGGCGGCACCTTTGCCGCTCTCCAGGCCGCCGGCCTCCCCGTCCGCAAGGTCGAAGAGCTCACCGGCTTCCCCGAGATGCTCGATGGCCGCGTGAAAACCCTCCACCCCGCTGTCCACGCCGGCATCCTCGCCCGCCGGGACCTGCCCGCCCACATGGCCGCCCTCGAAGCCCACGGGATCGGCCCCATCGACCTCGTCGCCTGCAACCTCTACCCCTTCCACGCCACCGTCACCCGCCCGGGCGGCGTCGCCTTCGCCGAGGCCATCGAAAACATCGACATCGGCGGGCCGACCCTCCTCCGCGCCGCCGCCAAAAACCACGAGGCCGTGCTCCCGGTCGTCGACCCCGCCGATTACGGCCGCGTCCTCGAAGCGCTCCGCGCCGGCACCGTCGATGCCGCCCTCCGCCGCGAACTCGCCTGGAAGGCCTTCGCCCATGTCGCCGCTTACGACAGCGCCGTCGCGGAGTGGCTCTGGGCCCAGCAGCACCCCGGCGAGTTCCCGCCGCGCCTCACCGTCCCCCTCGAACGCGTGCAGTCCCTCCGCTACGGCGAGAACCCCCACCAGCGCGCCGCCTTCTACCTCGACCGCTCCCTCGCCGAACACGGCCGCGGGGGCATCGCCACCGCCGTCCAGCACCACGGCAAGGAGATGTCCTACAACAACTACCTCGATGCCGATGCCGCCTGGAACTGCGTCAACGAGTTCCCCGGCCCCACCTGCGTCATCGTCAAGCACACGAACCCCTGCGGCGTCGCCACCCGTGATGACCTCCGCGAAGCCTATCGCCTCGCCGTCCGCGCCGACGCCACCAGCGCCTTCGGCGGGATCGTCGCCTTCAACCGCGTCGTCGATGAAGCCCTCGCCCGCGAAATCCGGGAGTTCCGCAGCCCCAACGACGGCGAGACCCGCATGTTCTACGAAATCGTCATCGCCCCCGGCTACACCCCGGAGGGCCTCGCCACCCTCAAGGGCAAGTCGAAGGACCTCCGCATCCTCGAAGCGCAGCCCCGCGCCCGCGGCGGACTCGCCCTCCGCCAGGTCGGCGGCGGCTGGCTCGTCCAGGACCCCGACGACCTACCGGCCGACGAGGTCGACTTCCGCGTCGTCACAAAGCAGCAGCCCACCCCGCAGCAGCTCGACGACCTCCGCTTCGCCTGGCGCGTCGTCAAGCACGTGAAGAGCAACGCCATCGTCGTCGCCAAAGACGGCCGCCTCCTCGGCATGGGCAGCGGCCAGCCGAACCGCGTCAAGAGCGTCGAAATCGCCCTCGAAAAGGCCGGCGACGAGGTGCGTGGGGCCGTCCTCGCCAGCGACGCCTTCTTCCCCTTCGCCTGGAACGACAGCATCGAGAAAGCCTGCCAGGCCGGCATCGCTGCCATTGCCCACCCCGGCGGCGCCCTGCGCGACCAGGACGGCATCGATTGCTGCAACCAGTACGGCGTCGCGATGGTCTTCACCGGCGTCCGCCACTTCCGCCACTAG
- a CDS encoding cytochrome c biogenesis protein ResB, with protein MSAAPRATSASTLQPSGLDPLRWAWQLLTNVKFALLLVGLAGVAGLIGTILPQMPGPMRGNPAARSAWLELQRSQYGPLTGLFDRLGFFEVFHTAWFNGLWFLIIVAVTVCTVSRLRPTIRAVRNPPKRVPDAYFERAHHRADFSHPGGADAVERLLRQRRYTVQRVREEPGAVYLFADRYPWSQYGTFLSHLALLMLLLGGMLTVFAGFDRTMVIAETTPAAPVFAQAGPNQLFIKMIDANRGLDADGNIIDYHSIIEVRRGDETVRCKTTVNDPCSAFGYKVHQAAWFDDIARIRITAPSGQVLYDDILDFEGRTAVIPVLRVTNAAGQVLIAQQLPQMATDPGLDPADRRDDTALALLVFPSAPAAENLVSYAVAWQFRDGRMVLTVTSPDFDPVVLRPGEEGQAGEFRIRFEGAAAIPATTVLDMPGATSDAGAVVQMPLGGDGRPYLMVSGIDDRNVILLQGQAVTTAAGYTYLFQGRVEASGVSVRRDPGDTFIWVAVAMAMVGLGITFYVPRRRLWVKVTPSRTYMAGIAEKTTRFSRELRLMGRDLGARDALQAGDTDPDR; from the coding sequence GTGAGCGCCGCACCCCGCGCCACCTCCGCTTCCACCCTCCAGCCCTCGGGCCTCGACCCCCTCCGCTGGGCCTGGCAGCTCCTCACCAACGTCAAGTTCGCCCTCCTCCTCGTCGGCCTCGCCGGCGTCGCCGGACTGATCGGCACCATCCTTCCCCAGATGCCCGGGCCGATGCGCGGCAACCCCGCAGCCCGCTCCGCCTGGCTCGAACTTCAGCGCAGCCAGTACGGCCCGCTCACCGGCCTCTTCGACCGCCTCGGCTTCTTCGAAGTCTTCCACACCGCCTGGTTCAACGGCCTCTGGTTCCTCATCATCGTCGCCGTCACCGTCTGCACCGTCTCCCGCCTCCGTCCCACCATCCGCGCCGTCCGCAATCCGCCGAAACGCGTCCCCGACGCCTACTTCGAGCGTGCCCACCACCGCGCCGATTTCTCCCACCCCGGCGGCGCCGACGCCGTCGAACGCCTTCTCCGCCAGCGCCGCTACACCGTCCAGCGCGTCCGCGAAGAGCCCGGCGCCGTCTACCTCTTCGCCGACCGCTACCCCTGGAGCCAGTACGGCACCTTCCTCTCCCACCTCGCCCTGCTCATGCTCCTCCTCGGCGGCATGCTCACCGTCTTCGCCGGCTTCGACCGCACCATGGTCATCGCCGAAACCACCCCCGCCGCGCCCGTCTTCGCCCAGGCCGGCCCGAACCAGCTCTTCATCAAAATGATCGACGCCAACCGCGGCCTCGACGCCGACGGCAACATCATCGACTACCACTCCATCATCGAAGTCCGCCGCGGCGACGAAACCGTCCGCTGCAAAACCACCGTCAACGACCCCTGCAGTGCCTTCGGCTACAAGGTCCACCAGGCCGCCTGGTTCGACGACATCGCCCGCATCCGGATCACCGCCCCCAGCGGCCAGGTCCTCTACGACGACATCCTCGATTTCGAAGGGCGCACCGCCGTCATCCCCGTCCTCCGTGTCACGAACGCCGCGGGGCAGGTGCTCATTGCCCAGCAGCTCCCCCAGATGGCCACCGACCCCGGCCTCGACCCCGCAGACCGCCGCGACGATACCGCCCTCGCGCTCCTCGTCTTCCCGTCGGCGCCCGCCGCCGAAAACCTCGTTAGCTATGCCGTCGCCTGGCAATTCCGCGATGGCCGCATGGTGCTCACCGTTACCAGCCCCGACTTCGACCCCGTCGTCCTCCGCCCCGGCGAGGAGGGCCAGGCCGGCGAGTTCCGCATCCGCTTCGAAGGCGCCGCTGCGATTCCCGCAACCACCGTCCTCGACATGCCCGGCGCCACGAGCGACGCCGGCGCCGTCGTCCAGATGCCCCTCGGCGGCGACGGCAGACCCTACCTCATGGTCTCCGGCATCGACGACCGGAACGTCATCCTCCTGCAGGGCCAGGCCGTCACCACCGCCGCCGGCTACACCTACCTCTTCCAGGGCCGCGTCGAAGCCTCCGGCGTCAGCGTCCGCCGCGACCCCGGCGATACCTTCATCTGGGTCGCCGTCGCCATGGCGATGGTCGGCCTCGGCATCACCTTCTACGTCCCCCGGCGCCGCCTCTGGGTGAAGGTCACGCCCTCCCGCACGTACATGGCCGGCATCGCCGAGAAGACCACCCGCTTCTCCCGCGAACTCCGCCTCATGGGCCGCGACCTTGGCGCCCGCGACGCCCTCCAGGCCGGCGACACCGAC
- a CDS encoding TlpA family protein disulfide reductase yields MPLPPFTLPDQAGQPRAFPSGRHALLVFWWHECPTCQLSLPVLAAVCGAYGSVIDAWLVTQDPPADRAALEAAGFGCPMLDDAALETAWRYGIDAVPTVILADPGGEELLRFVGFARADWEALFERLQAITGAEPPQVDWDAFPAWRPGCGPRNFLPGEYERLEAALGPFVPPPGGNAR; encoded by the coding sequence ATGCCGCTCCCGCCCTTCACCCTCCCGGACCAGGCCGGGCAGCCGCGCGCCTTCCCGTCCGGCCGGCACGCCCTCCTGGTCTTCTGGTGGCACGAGTGCCCCACCTGCCAGCTCTCCCTCCCCGTCCTCGCCGCCGTCTGCGGCGCGTACGGCTCCGTCATCGATGCCTGGCTCGTCACCCAGGACCCGCCTGCCGACCGCGCCGCCCTCGAAGCCGCCGGCTTCGGCTGCCCTATGCTCGATGACGCCGCCCTCGAAACCGCCTGGCGCTACGGCATCGACGCCGTGCCCACCGTCATCCTCGCCGACCCCGGCGGCGAGGAGCTGCTCCGGTTCGTCGGCTTCGCCCGGGCCGACTGGGAGGCGCTCTTCGAGCGCCTCCAGGCAATCACCGGCGCCGAACCCCCGCAGGTCGACTGGGACGCCTTCCCCGCCTGGCGCCCCGGCTGCGGGCCGCGCAATTTCCTCCCGGGCGAGTACGAGCGGCTCGAAGCGGCGCTCGGCCCCTTCGTCCCGCCGCCCGGCGGAAACGCCCGGTAA
- a CDS encoding matrixin family metalloprotease yields the protein MAPVRRAILAAAMLAAAVLLPSAALRGSTAAQPPAPPGARFAFLLTGPAGPRILEVAAVAAPGRPADPAALAAAIRAAHPGAIPLPPRSASAAYVLDGVRWRDPLVPWYYAPAGAPPSLPPGEAFERIRRAAETWNGAGGTPVRFDYRGETADGPGCRGDPAAVSYTPDGRNVVGWDEIPGNYLGYTCWVRSASLVEGTPYFELLEFDIVLDPRYPYTGDLLQALALHEFGHALGLGHSDRCPGAAMCAGELATVFTEPQPDDLAGLLALYGRQPPPSLPRRALVPAIARD from the coding sequence ATGGCCCCCGTCCGCCGCGCCATCCTCGCCGCAGCCATGCTCGCCGCTGCGGTGCTCCTCCCGTCCGCCGCTCTCCGCGGCAGCACCGCGGCGCAGCCTCCAGCCCCGCCCGGCGCGCGCTTCGCCTTCCTTCTCACGGGGCCGGCCGGCCCGCGCATCCTCGAAGTCGCCGCCGTCGCTGCCCCCGGCCGCCCTGCCGACCCGGCCGCCCTCGCCGCCGCCATCCGGGCCGCCCACCCCGGCGCCATTCCCCTCCCGCCGCGGTCCGCCTCGGCCGCGTACGTCCTCGATGGCGTCCGCTGGCGCGACCCGCTCGTGCCGTGGTATTACGCTCCGGCCGGCGCCCCGCCGTCCCTGCCTCCCGGCGAAGCCTTCGAACGGATCCGCCGCGCCGCCGAAACCTGGAACGGCGCCGGCGGCACGCCCGTCCGCTTCGACTACCGCGGGGAAACTGCCGACGGCCCCGGCTGCCGTGGCGACCCGGCAGCCGTCAGCTACACCCCCGACGGCCGCAATGTCGTCGGCTGGGACGAAATCCCCGGCAACTACCTCGGCTACACCTGCTGGGTCCGCTCCGCCTCTCTCGTCGAAGGCACCCCTTATTTCGAACTCCTCGAGTTCGACATCGTCCTCGACCCCCGCTATCCCTATACCGGCGACCTCCTGCAGGCGCTCGCCCTTCACGAGTTCGGCCACGCCCTCGGGCTCGGCCACAGCGACCGCTGCCCCGGCGCCGCCATGTGCGCGGGCGAGCTCGCCACCGTCTTCACCGAACCCCAGCCCGACGACCTCGCCGGGCTCCTCGCCCTCTACGGCCGCCAGCCCCCGCCGTCCCTGCCGCGGCGCGCCCTCGTCCCGGCCATCGCCCGCGACTGA
- a CDS encoding group I truncated hemoglobin gives MSESRSIIARGAQNRRAFLRTAGAVAVFGGAFLVVGCSDDDKKSMPTPVPTAPGQAKLYDRLGGKPAITAVVDAFIANVAADTRINRFFASTDIPTLKMHLVNQIGEATGGPEKYTGRDMKTAHAGLMITKADFDALVEDLVKALDQFKVPEREKNELLGLLGPMEKDIVTA, from the coding sequence GTGTCCGAATCCCGTTCCATCATCGCCCGCGGCGCCCAAAACCGCCGCGCCTTCCTCCGCACCGCGGGGGCCGTCGCCGTCTTCGGCGGCGCCTTCCTCGTCGTCGGCTGCAGCGACGACGACAAAAAATCCATGCCAACGCCCGTCCCGACGGCGCCGGGGCAGGCGAAGCTCTACGACCGCCTTGGTGGAAAGCCGGCCATCACTGCCGTCGTGGATGCCTTCATCGCCAATGTCGCCGCCGATACCCGCATCAACCGGTTCTTCGCCAGTACCGATATCCCCACCCTCAAAATGCACCTCGTCAACCAGATCGGCGAAGCAACCGGCGGTCCCGAGAAGTACACCGGCCGGGATATGAAGACCGCTCATGCCGGCCTGATGATTACGAAAGCAGACTTCGACGCACTCGTCGAAGACCTCGTCAAGGCTCTCGACCAGTTCAAAGTCCCCGAGCGGGAGAAGAACGAACTCCTCGGCCTTCTCGGCCCCATGGAGAAGGACATCGTCACCGCCTGA
- a CDS encoding Acg family FMN-binding oxidoreductase, translating to MTFVQVDAWLRLAALAPSPLNTQPWRFRVTPSHIELWSDPARGLPVADPAGRERTIACGCALLNLRAAGAASGCDETVEPLPDPASPDLLARVRLAEGPADAALAALAPAIERRRSTRRALEHEPLPAGLLEALAAEAAAEGAELLPVDGRAAREALADLVAEADRRLHHDPAWRREQARWIHPGRTADGLPASRLGGRALRFLVGHFDFGGTSAGRDEVFVLHAPAVVLLGTPGDEPLDWLRAGQALERVLLRAALHDIHAGYLQGPLQLPDLRERLAGAFTPGRMTQVCLRLGRPVEPPGPRRRRPVAEFAEFVPA from the coding sequence ATGACATTCGTCCAGGTCGATGCCTGGCTGCGGCTCGCTGCCCTCGCGCCGTCACCCCTCAACACCCAGCCCTGGCGGTTCCGCGTCACCCCGTCGCACATCGAACTCTGGTCCGACCCCGCCCGCGGCCTCCCCGTCGCCGACCCCGCCGGCCGCGAGCGCACCATCGCCTGCGGCTGCGCCCTGCTCAACCTGCGCGCCGCCGGGGCCGCCTCCGGCTGCGACGAAACCGTCGAGCCCCTGCCAGACCCGGCCAGCCCCGACCTCCTCGCCAGGGTGCGCCTCGCCGAGGGCCCGGCCGATGCCGCCCTCGCCGCCCTCGCACCAGCCATCGAACGCCGCCGCAGCACCCGCCGCGCACTCGAGCACGAACCGCTGCCCGCCGGCCTGCTCGAGGCCCTCGCCGCCGAGGCCGCCGCCGAAGGCGCTGAGCTCCTGCCCGTCGACGGCCGCGCCGCCCGCGAGGCTCTCGCCGACCTCGTCGCCGAAGCCGACCGCCGCCTTCACCACGACCCCGCCTGGCGCCGCGAACAGGCCCGCTGGATCCACCCCGGCCGCACCGCCGACGGCCTCCCCGCCTCCCGCCTCGGCGGCCGCGCCCTGCGCTTCCTCGTCGGCCATTTCGATTTCGGCGGCACCTCCGCCGGCCGCGACGAAGTCTTCGTCCTCCACGCGCCCGCTGTCGTCCTCCTCGGCACCCCCGGCGACGAACCGCTGGACTGGCTCCGCGCCGGCCAGGCCCTTGAGCGGGTGCTCCTCCGCGCTGCCCTCCACGACATCCACGCCGGCTATCTCCAGGGCCCGCTCCAGCTCCCCGACCTCCGCGAGCGCCTCGCCGGCGCCTTCACCCCCGGCCGCATGACCCAGGTCTGCCTCCGCCTCGGCCGGCCCGTCGAGCCGCCAGGCCCCCGCCGGCGCCGCCCCGTCGCCGAGTTCGCCGAATTCGTCCCCGCCTGA
- a CDS encoding DEAD/DEAH box helicase: MAKPPPSYPVPAVRPIPPAVVAERLVGDLVQKGSETWVRRLAEEPAQFADWPEGLDARLLEALARRGIARPYTHQARAIAAALDGQNTVVVTPTASGKTLCYNVPVLDRVLKDRSARALYLFPTKALAQDQLDELHGLVGAAGAAIGTFTYDGDTPADARRAVRQAGHIVLTNPDMLHTAILPHHTKWVQLFESLEFVVIDELHTYRGVFGSHVANVIRRLRRICQFYGSDPTFILCSATIANPGELAARLIGDAVEVIDENGAPRGERIVVVHNPPVVNRELGIRQSSLKAARDIAAQLIRSGVQTIVFAPSRVRVELLLTYLREALREKPGDPERVAGYRGGYLPNERRAIERGLREGTVRGVVATNALELGIDIGGMGASVVTGYPGSLASLWQQFGRAGRARESSLAVLVASSNPLDQYVANHPEFLFERGVEGAAIDPDNPYILASHLKCAAFELPFANGEQFGAHGEVMLDILVEEGVLQQANGRYYWMSEAYPAEEVSLRTASTDNFVIIEQGPKPRVIGECDRPSAPLLIHEDAIYIHRGQQYQVEHLDWDDKKAYVRPVAVDYYTDAQLAVELKVIAREREAAAAAGAWELGEVAVTFLATIFKKVKLHTHENVGWGQIAIPEENMHTAAAWLTFDERATAGLGRDELALGLEGIAHVLRNLAPVFCLCDARDLGADAQVRSPSTGKPTVYLYDMVPGGIGLAERVFEARDRIAAACLEAVRGCGCENGCPSCVGPQAERNSPAKRSAAVLLERVAGPRG; encoded by the coding sequence ATGGCGAAGCCGCCGCCCAGCTACCCCGTCCCGGCCGTGCGGCCAATCCCGCCTGCGGTGGTCGCTGAGCGGCTGGTGGGCGACCTCGTGCAGAAGGGGTCAGAGACGTGGGTTCGCCGGCTGGCGGAGGAGCCGGCCCAGTTCGCCGACTGGCCGGAGGGGCTCGATGCGCGGCTGCTGGAGGCGCTGGCGCGGCGGGGCATCGCCCGGCCGTACACCCACCAGGCGCGGGCCATCGCGGCAGCGCTCGATGGGCAGAACACGGTGGTGGTCACCCCCACGGCGAGCGGGAAGACCCTCTGCTACAACGTGCCGGTCCTCGACCGGGTGCTGAAGGACCGGTCGGCGCGGGCGCTCTACCTGTTCCCGACGAAGGCGCTGGCGCAGGACCAGCTGGACGAGCTGCACGGGCTGGTCGGCGCGGCTGGGGCAGCGATCGGGACGTTCACGTACGACGGCGACACGCCGGCCGACGCGCGGCGGGCGGTGCGGCAGGCGGGGCACATCGTGCTGACGAACCCGGACATGCTGCACACGGCGATCCTGCCGCACCACACGAAGTGGGTGCAGCTGTTCGAAAGCCTCGAATTCGTGGTGATCGACGAGCTGCACACCTACCGCGGGGTCTTCGGGAGCCATGTGGCGAACGTCATCCGGCGGCTGCGGCGCATCTGCCAGTTTTACGGGAGCGACCCGACGTTCATCCTCTGCTCGGCGACGATTGCGAACCCGGGCGAGCTGGCGGCGCGGCTGATCGGCGACGCGGTGGAGGTTATCGACGAGAACGGCGCGCCGCGGGGCGAGCGGATCGTGGTGGTGCACAACCCGCCGGTGGTGAACCGGGAGCTGGGCATTCGGCAGTCGTCGCTGAAGGCGGCGCGGGATATCGCGGCGCAGCTGATCCGCTCGGGGGTGCAGACGATCGTGTTCGCGCCGAGCCGGGTGCGGGTGGAGCTGCTGCTGACCTACCTCCGGGAGGCGCTGCGCGAGAAGCCGGGCGACCCCGAGCGGGTGGCGGGCTACCGCGGCGGCTACCTGCCGAACGAACGCCGCGCCATCGAGCGGGGGCTGCGGGAGGGGACCGTGCGCGGGGTGGTGGCAACGAATGCGCTCGAACTGGGCATCGATATCGGCGGGATGGGTGCGAGCGTGGTGACCGGCTACCCGGGGTCGCTGGCGAGCCTGTGGCAGCAGTTCGGACGGGCCGGGCGCGCGCGGGAGAGTTCGCTGGCGGTGCTGGTCGCCTCGTCGAACCCGCTGGACCAGTACGTAGCGAACCACCCGGAGTTCCTGTTCGAGCGCGGGGTGGAAGGGGCAGCGATCGACCCGGACAACCCGTACATCCTCGCGAGCCACCTGAAGTGCGCGGCCTTCGAGCTGCCGTTCGCGAACGGGGAGCAGTTCGGGGCGCACGGCGAGGTGATGCTCGACATCCTCGTGGAGGAGGGGGTGCTGCAGCAGGCGAACGGGCGGTACTACTGGATGTCGGAGGCGTACCCGGCGGAGGAAGTTTCGCTGCGGACGGCGAGCACGGACAACTTCGTCATCATCGAACAGGGGCCGAAGCCGCGGGTCATCGGCGAGTGCGACCGGCCGAGCGCGCCGCTGCTCATCCACGAGGATGCGATCTACATCCACCGGGGCCAGCAGTACCAGGTGGAGCACCTGGACTGGGACGACAAGAAGGCGTATGTGCGGCCGGTGGCGGTGGACTACTACACCGACGCGCAGCTGGCGGTGGAGCTGAAAGTGATTGCGCGGGAGCGGGAGGCTGCCGCCGCCGCGGGGGCCTGGGAGCTCGGCGAGGTGGCGGTGACCTTCCTTGCGACGATTTTCAAGAAGGTGAAGCTGCACACCCACGAGAACGTGGGCTGGGGGCAGATCGCCATCCCGGAAGAGAACATGCACACGGCGGCGGCGTGGCTGACGTTCGACGAGCGGGCGACGGCTGGCCTGGGGCGGGACGAGCTGGCGCTCGGGCTGGAGGGGATTGCGCATGTGCTGCGGAACCTGGCACCAGTGTTCTGCCTGTGCGATGCCCGTGACCTTGGGGCAGACGCGCAGGTGCGGTCGCCCTCGACCGGGAAGCCGACGGTGTACCTGTACGACATGGTGCCGGGCGGCATCGGGCTGGCGGAGCGGGTGTTCGAGGCGCGCGACCGGATCGCCGCGGCGTGCCTGGAGGCGGTCCGGGGGTGCGGGTGCGAGAACGGCTGCCCCTCGTGCGTGGGGCCGCAGGCGGAACGGAACAGCCCGGCGAAGCGCTCGGCAGCGGTGCTGCTGGAGCGGGTCGCCGGGCCGCGGGGATAG
- a CDS encoding TetR/AcrR family transcriptional regulator, whose product MAKVSQAHLDARRRSILDAAAKVFAEKGVAAATMAEIAQEAGISPGAIYRYFPSKEDLARGCMQGSAEAVKAAWQHPEQVETDFRTLSRATFAELERPGADADTRLLLERALVAVRDDDAAMVEEFGTELQRIVRGVAFLLRRDFGARLEGLDLEALAQALYSFYWGARFMRLMAPEAVAPTRQLEALQALMEAAFTADRESDSTER is encoded by the coding sequence ATGGCGAAGGTATCGCAGGCACACCTCGATGCGCGGCGGCGGAGCATCCTGGACGCCGCCGCCAAGGTGTTCGCGGAGAAAGGCGTCGCTGCGGCGACGATGGCGGAGATTGCGCAGGAGGCGGGGATTTCGCCGGGCGCGATCTACCGGTACTTCCCGAGCAAGGAGGACCTTGCCCGGGGGTGCATGCAGGGTTCGGCCGAGGCCGTGAAGGCGGCCTGGCAGCACCCGGAGCAGGTGGAGACGGATTTCCGGACGCTTTCGCGGGCAACGTTTGCAGAGCTTGAGCGGCCCGGCGCCGATGCAGACACGAGGCTGCTGCTGGAGCGGGCGCTGGTTGCGGTACGCGATGACGATGCGGCGATGGTGGAGGAGTTCGGCACCGAGCTGCAGCGGATTGTGCGGGGTGTGGCGTTCCTGCTGCGGCGCGATTTCGGCGCGCGGCTGGAGGGGCTGGACCTGGAGGCGCTGGCCCAGGCGCTCTACTCGTTCTACTGGGGTGCGCGGTTTATGCGGCTGATGGCCCCGGAGGCGGTGGCGCCGACACGGCAGCTCGAGGCGCTCCAGGCGCTGATGGAAGCTGCCTTCACGGCAGACCGGGAATCTGACAGCACGGAGCGGTGA